Below is a genomic region from Homo sapiens chromosome X, GRCh38.p14 Primary Assembly.
AAGCAGCGTCTTATTTTACCTTGTTCTCCCACTTCCTGAAGATGCTAAACTCCTGGTGGACTGCAGAGGAGAGGGATTCAGTCTTCTCCTGATGTGTGAGTAACCCCCACCTCGCACTGTCTTTCCCATCTCTATCTCTCCTCTACACCTGCCGCCAGCCCCCTGATTCCTGATTTTCCCACCCCCTTtttgcgctttttttttttttcctaaagcgATTGCGATTTCTGCTGGGAGCTCAAGACGGGCGAGCTGCCCGAGATCTCTTCGAGATACCCcaggggaggaggagatgggcAGGATTTAGTAGGACAACTCGGTTACTAATGACTTGGCGGCTGGCTGCGACCCCCCGGGAAATCAGGTGCAAGCATGTGTGTTCCCGGGGCGCGTGTGTGGGTGGCCTCGGGATGGGGGAATAGGGAGCGGAGAAAAGAAACCGCTTTGGAAAATGCAATGATTTCATTCTGCCGTGTTGCTAACCCCCTCATTCTCCCTCGCTCCCACTCCGCCTCCTTGCTTTACCATTTTTAATCGggcttccttgtttctttcttccctgcACCCGCttcttccccctgcccccacctaaGGTTTGCCTGTAGGTACCTGAGTTGACACCGAAGGTGCCTAAAGATGCTGAGCGGCGTTTGGTTCCTCAGTGTGTTAACCGTGGCCGGGATCTTACAGACAGAGAGTCGCAAAACTGCCAAAGACATTTGCAAGATCCGCTGTCTGTGCGAAGAAAAGGAAAACGTACTGAATATCAACTGTGAGAACAAAGGATTTACAACAGTTAGCCTGCTCCAGCCCCCCCAGTATCGAATCTATCAGCTTTTTCTCAATGGAAACCTCTTGACAAGACTGTATCCAAACGAATTTGTCAATTACTCCAACGCGGTGACTCTTCACCTAGGTAACAACGGGTTACAGGAGATCCGAACGGGGGCATTCAGTGGCCTGAAAACTCTCAAAAGACtgcatctcaacaacaacaagcTTGAGATATTGAGGGAGGACACCTTCCTAGGCCTGGAGAGCCTGGAGTATCTCCAGGCCGACTACAATTACATCAGTGCCATCGAGGCTGGGGCATTCAGCAAACTTAACAAGCTCAAAGTGCTCATCCTGAATGACAACCTTCTGCTTTCACTGCCCAGCAATGTGTTCCGCTTTGTCCTGCTGACCCACTTAGACCTCAGGGGGAATAGGCTAAAAGTAATGCCTTTTGCTGGCGTCCTTGAACATATTGGAGGGATCATGGAGATTCAGCTGGAGGAAAATCCATGGAATTGCACTTGTGACTTACTTCCTCTCAAGGCCTGGCTAGACACCATAACTGTTTTTGTGGGAGAGATTGTCTGTGAGACTCCCTTTAGGTTGCATGGGAAAGACGTGACCCAGCTGACCAGGCAAGACCTCTGTCCCAGAAAAAGTGCCAGTGATTCCAGTCAGAGGGGCAGCCATGCTGACACCCACGTCCAAAGGCTGTCACCTACAATGAATCCTGCTCTCAACCCAACCAGGGCTCCGAAAGCCAGCCGGCCGCCCAAAATGAGAAATCGTCCAACTCCTCGAGTGACTGTGTCAAAGGACAGGCAAAGTTTTGGACCCATCATGGTGTACCAGACCAAGTCTCCTGTGCCTCTCACCTGTCCCAGCAGCTGTGTCTGCACCTCTCAGAGCTCAGACAATGGTCTGAATGTAAACTGCCAAGAAAGGAAGTTCACTAATATCTCTGACCTGCAGCCCAAACCGACCAGTCCAAAGAAACTCTACCTAACAGGGAACTATCTTCAAACTGTCTATAAGAATGACCTCTTAGAATACAGTTCTTTGGACTTACTGCACTTAGGAAACAACAGGATTGCAGTCATTCAGGAAGGTGCCTTTACAAACCTGACCAGTTTACGCAGACTTTATCTGAATGGCAATTACCTTGAAGTGCTGTACCCTTCTATGTTTGATGGACTGCAGAGCTTGCAATATCTCTATTTAGAGTATAATGTCATTAAGGAAATTAAGCCTCTGACCTTTGATGCTTTGATTAACCTACAGCTACTGTTTCTGAACAACAACCTTCTTCGGTCCTTACCTGATAATATATTTGGGGGGACGGCCCTAACCAGGCTGAATCTGAGAAACAACCATTTTTCTCACCTGCCCGTGAAAGGGGTTCTGGATCAGCTCCCGGCTTTCATCCAGATAGATCTGCAGGAGAACCCCTGGGACTGTACCTGTGACATCATGGGGCTGAAAGACTGGACAGAACATGCCAATTCCCCTGTCATCATTAATGAGGTGACTTGCGAATCTCCTGCTAAGCATGCAGGGGAGATACTAAAATTTCTGGGGAGGGAGGCTATCTGTCCAGACAGCCCAAACTTGTCAGATGGAACCGTCTTGTCAATGAATCACAATACAGACACACCTCGGTCGCTTAGTGTGTCTCCTAGTTCCTATCCTGAACTACACACTGAAGTTCCACTGTCTGTCTTAATTCTGGGATTGCTTGTTGTTTTCATCTTATCTGTCTGTTTTGGGGCTGGTTTATTCGTCTTTGTCTTGAAACGCCGAAAGGGAGTGCCGAGCGTTCCCAGGAATACCAACAACTTAGACGTAAGCTCCTTTCAATTACAGTATGGGTCTTACAACACTGAGACTCACGATAAAACAGACGGCCATGTCTACAACTATATCCCCCCACCTGTGGGTCAGATGtgccaaaaccccatctacaTGCAGAAGGAAGGAGACCCAGTAGCCTATTACCGAAACCTGCAAGAGTTCAGCTATAGCAAcctggaggagaaaaaagaagagccaGCCACACCTGCTTACACAATAAGTGCCACTGAGCTGCTAGAAAAGCAGGCCACACCAAGAGAGCCTGAGCTGCTGTATCAAAATATTGCTGAGCGAGTCAAGGAACTTCCCAGCGCAGGCCTAGTCCACTATAACTTTTGTACCTTACCTAAAAGGCAGTTTGCCCCTTCCTATGAATCTCGACGCCAAAACCAAGACAGAATCAATAAAACCGTTTTATATGGAACTCCCAGGAAATGCTTTGTGGGGCAGTCAAAACCCAACCACCCTTTACTGCAAGCTAAGCCGCAATCAGAACCGGACTACCTCGAAGTTCTGGAAAAACAAACTGCAATCAGTCAGCTGTGAAGGGAAATCATTTACAACCCTAAGGCATCAGAGGATGCTGCTCCGAACTGTTGGAAACAAGGACATtagcttttgtgtttgtttttgttctcccTTTCCCAGTGTTAATGGGGGACTTTGAAAATGTTTGGGAGATAGGATGAAGTCATGATTTTGCTTTTGCaagttttcctttaaattatttctctctcgctctcctcccctccttttttttttttttttttttttctttttcccttctcttcttagGAACCATCAGTGGACATGAATGTTTCTACAATGCATTTCTTCATagattttgtttatggttttgtttcttttttcttctttgtttttcagtgtgggagtgggaagaggagaTTATAGTGACTGAAGAAAGAATAGGCaaacttttcaaatgaaaatggatATTTAGTGTATTTTGTAGAAGATCTCCAAAGATCTTTTGTGACTACAACTTCTTTTGTAAATAATGATATATGGTATTTCCATCGTCAGTTACCGAGTATAGCCACTGGGTATCACTACTTTGTGTTAAAGTGCCTTCGCACTTTAAGTACATTACTTAAATGTTGCTTTTAGCTttgataaattgaaaatattttaatgtgttgtATTTTTGAAATTGAAAACACTGTAAAATAGATTGATGTGTCAGCTATATTAAGTCAACGTACAGTTTGCTTGAGTTATAGAAACCAGCCTGTCATCAAATGATTCTAGTTCTAGGACTTTGTAGGcttaactataaaatatttcctttcctctgggtttaagtgattttaTTTAAGTCAACTAAGGGGATTTAACAGTGGACTAGAGGTAATAAGCCACCTCAGTCAGGATTAATaattcattaataaaatatatttaacccaATATCAGAGTGAATTGAGCAATTAATGCCCTTCCATAAATCATTATTTTACACTAACATGGTGAGTGTTTTAGattattttcctaattaaaaGAACGTGACACAGCTAGtaatatatttttctgcattgaattagatatttttatatatttaaatgaaaaagtctgtatttctaactttttaattgaaattaatattttttctgcctattgaaacattttctataaacacACACCAGTAGAGGCCGCCACACACCTCATTTAACAAAGACATATGAGCCATTAAAGACCTCGAAGGAAGACTTCATGGGTGAGATTAAAACTTCCCAAGTAAGTTCTCTGCAAAATTCAAGGTAGCAGAGATAAAAATGTATCCATTACTCTATTTATTTTAGATCACGGGTTAGACTCATAATCCTTCTCAAGTTTAACACTTTCTGACAAAACAGCATTTTCCTCTTGAGTTTAATTGAAGCATTAATGGGGTGCTATCAAATCAAGTACTATTTGCGTCTCCAAATCGATTAATAGTTACCTAAACCAAGACATTAAGCatctttttccttctgccttctttaGGCTTGTGTTACTTGAAGTTTTCCTTGTCAGCTTGAGCAAGACTTTCATTTTGGTGTTagcattaaaatgattttaattagCCAAGTCTATATAACATTTATGAAGCCTTATTAGACTGTAAATAATTTTAGATGCAAACGTGATTGTGTGATTTAAACAAACAGCCCTTCTTTACaacaaaaaatagttttgttttgtctatTGTAAATCCTTATGCAACTGGGATGGTGATCTGCATATAAAGTAGTTCAGCTTTTCAATTCCTTATTAAAGCAAGCGATGGCGTCTGAAAGAAGCACACTGTTTCCTTTTCATAAATAGGTTACTGCACATAATAATCCTTTATCGTCATGTGGAGATTGAAGTGGATACTGATAACTTacttttaaagctttaaaattacCAATAGTATATTGTCTGTCACTATAAACAATTCATGTGATAGGCTTTCAATTAGAAATTCCTTAAATCCAAATTATTTGGATTAATGATTACTGGTGTAAAATAGTTGTTTGTAAAAACAATAGAAGGtaattgtgtgtatataataACGTAAAGGGCATTGAAGAGAAACATATCTTTAACAACATAAAATCTCTGAATATCTACAGTGGCAAGCTAACATGCTCATTCTTTGATTAGAGGTGATAATTCCTATTTCGATCCATTAGAAGAAAGTTGAAAATGGTGGGCTGAAATGATCTTCAAGAAAGTTAATGTacagatattttacatttcacagaagaggaactAGAATATTATGCTAGTTGAATGTGGAGAAGACTCCTGGAAACCACTTCATCTTTGAGtgaagtatttatatataaaagagtTTCAAAAATCCTTTTCTGACTGCTCTCATTTGATGCAATGATAAATACAGAATACAGAGGTAGGTATTTTGGGAAGTGATTGTGAAGGCAAATTTGCATATATATTCTGTTAAGATCATTTTCAGGCTTAAATTATATGACTAGAGGCTCTTGATGCAGTGATTCCACTTcagtgttcatttttatttttctgaaagtaAAGATACTCCTGTAAAATGCCATTGTccatagaaaaaatattaactcattaaGTTTAAAGACAGATGATACCTTAATATTAACTTACTTACACGATTTTAAAGACGCCTACTGAGAGAACTCAAATTTATAAACTCTGTTGCCTAATAATTATGGTTTAATTCTATATCCTCTTGCTTGTTACAGTTATACTTAATTTGcagtagatttttaaatgaaattatttgaatgtattccagactattttatttaaaatcatcatACATCATATACTTTGAACCTTTATTTTCTAATGCAATcataaac
It encodes:
- the SLITRK2 gene encoding SLIT and NTRK-like protein 2 precursor; its protein translation is MLSGVWFLSVLTVAGILQTESRKTAKDICKIRCLCEEKENVLNINCENKGFTTVSLLQPPQYRIYQLFLNGNLLTRLYPNEFVNYSNAVTLHLGNNGLQEIRTGAFSGLKTLKRLHLNNNKLEILREDTFLGLESLEYLQADYNYISAIEAGAFSKLNKLKVLILNDNLLLSLPSNVFRFVLLTHLDLRGNRLKVMPFAGVLEHIGGIMEIQLEENPWNCTCDLLPLKAWLDTITVFVGEIVCETPFRLHGKDVTQLTRQDLCPRKSASDSSQRGSHADTHVQRLSPTMNPALNPTRAPKASRPPKMRNRPTPRVTVSKDRQSFGPIMVYQTKSPVPLTCPSSCVCTSQSSDNGLNVNCQERKFTNISDLQPKPTSPKKLYLTGNYLQTVYKNDLLEYSSLDLLHLGNNRIAVIQEGAFTNLTSLRRLYLNGNYLEVLYPSMFDGLQSLQYLYLEYNVIKEIKPLTFDALINLQLLFLNNNLLRSLPDNIFGGTALTRLNLRNNHFSHLPVKGVLDQLPAFIQIDLQENPWDCTCDIMGLKDWTEHANSPVIINEVTCESPAKHAGEILKFLGREAICPDSPNLSDGTVLSMNHNTDTPRSLSVSPSSYPELHTEVPLSVLILGLLVVFILSVCFGAGLFVFVLKRRKGVPSVPRNTNNLDVSSFQLQYGSYNTETHDKTDGHVYNYIPPPVGQMCQNPIYMQKEGDPVAYYRNLQEFSYSNLEEKKEEPATPAYTISATELLEKQATPREPELLYQNIAERVKELPSAGLVHYNFCTLPKRQFAPSYESRRQNQDRINKTVLYGTPRKCFVGQSKPNHPLLQAKPQSEPDYLEVLEKQTAISQL